From the genome of Halomonas sp. 1513, one region includes:
- a CDS encoding ATPase P gives MPDSIHSTPNATTALYSLHGMWCTSCAQAVESVLARRADVQRASVNYATATVHLSGDPEAIALEVLAPRVRRLGYRLVPLEAAQDAESRLEAESRRLTLRLAVGASFGMWTMLASLLIYAGALPGPRLEFVLALVSGAFAVPVVGYAGWPFYRAGWRTLRAGRPGMDALISLGVLGAVLVSLWLLWRGSAEVYFDTAVMLILLLLVGRLVETLCRYRGLRALSRLYPQVDEVEVLDAGRPRLSALADVVPGARLRVAPGALVPLDGALESARAWLDLSPLNGEARPVSRQRGAALQAGSRNLGEAITLVVTARAGEGYLDRLHRQMLELHARKGELQRLADRFAAWLSPLAVVLALATLMALLLGGVAVEEAVVRALSVLVVACPCAVGLAIPLANLAAGSQALGRGVVFRDLAAFESLGQVRSAAFDKTGTLTRGEAELSECRPAPGVSEDTLLALAAQAEWGSEHPLGMALRRAADRRGLAMGETPSESDEVAGGGRHVRLADGAELMVGAPAWLAGELGIARPADSDDESRAGSRVAVARDGEWLGELILQDCPDPGALAPLAELRRAGMTLALVSGDRAAEVAAVGEAAGFVGRECFAGQSPEAKARLVARLPRPSLFVGDGVNDVLALATADVGIAPLGASQPARDGAAVQLLEPGVAGVVDAWQIARRARRIMRQNLALSAGYNLVALGLVVWTAIPPLVAVLAMAASSLSVTANAARLGLSD, from the coding sequence ATGCCCGATTCCATCCATTCGACACCCAATGCCACCACCGCGCTCTACTCGCTGCACGGGATGTGGTGCACCAGCTGTGCCCAGGCGGTGGAGAGCGTGCTGGCGCGCCGTGCCGACGTGCAGCGCGCCAGCGTCAACTACGCCACCGCCACGGTACACCTCAGCGGCGACCCCGAGGCGATCGCTCTCGAGGTGCTGGCACCGCGGGTGCGCCGCCTGGGCTATCGGCTGGTGCCCCTCGAGGCGGCCCAGGACGCCGAGAGCCGCCTCGAGGCCGAGAGCCGGCGCCTGACCCTGCGCCTGGCGGTGGGCGCCAGCTTCGGCATGTGGACCATGCTCGCCTCGCTGCTGATCTACGCCGGGGCACTGCCCGGGCCGCGCCTGGAGTTCGTGCTGGCGCTGGTCTCGGGGGCCTTCGCTGTGCCGGTGGTGGGCTACGCCGGCTGGCCCTTCTATCGCGCCGGCTGGCGCACCCTGCGCGCCGGCCGCCCGGGCATGGATGCGCTGATCAGCCTGGGGGTGCTGGGCGCCGTGCTGGTCTCGCTGTGGCTGCTGTGGCGCGGCTCGGCGGAGGTCTATTTCGATACCGCGGTGATGCTGATCCTGCTGCTGCTGGTGGGGCGGCTGGTGGAGACGCTGTGCCGCTACCGCGGCCTGCGGGCGCTGTCGCGGCTCTATCCGCAGGTGGATGAGGTCGAGGTGCTCGACGCCGGCAGGCCGCGGCTGAGCGCGCTGGCCGACGTCGTCCCCGGCGCGCGGCTGCGCGTCGCGCCCGGCGCGCTGGTGCCGCTGGACGGTGCACTTGAGAGCGCGCGTGCCTGGCTCGACCTTTCGCCGCTCAACGGCGAGGCGCGCCCGGTCAGCCGCCAGCGCGGCGCGGCGCTGCAGGCCGGCAGCCGCAATCTAGGCGAGGCGATCACCCTGGTGGTCACCGCCCGCGCCGGCGAGGGCTACCTGGACCGCCTGCATCGCCAGATGCTCGAGCTGCATGCGCGCAAGGGCGAGCTGCAGCGCCTGGCCGACCGCTTCGCCGCCTGGCTGAGCCCGCTGGCGGTGGTGCTGGCACTGGCGACGCTGATGGCGCTGCTGCTGGGCGGCGTGGCAGTAGAAGAGGCCGTGGTGCGGGCGCTCTCGGTGCTGGTGGTGGCCTGCCCCTGCGCGGTGGGGCTGGCGATTCCGCTGGCCAATCTGGCCGCCGGCAGCCAGGCGCTGGGCCGCGGGGTGGTGTTCCGCGACCTGGCCGCCTTCGAGTCGCTGGGACAGGTGCGCAGTGCTGCCTTCGACAAGACCGGCACCCTGACGCGCGGCGAGGCCGAACTCAGTGAGTGCCGTCCGGCGCCGGGGGTCTCCGAGGACACGCTGCTGGCGCTGGCCGCCCAGGCCGAGTGGGGCAGCGAGCATCCGCTGGGGATGGCGCTGCGCCGCGCCGCCGACCGGCGCGGCCTGGCGATGGGCGAGACACCCAGCGAGAGCGACGAGGTGGCCGGCGGCGGACGGCATGTACGGCTGGCCGATGGCGCCGAGCTCATGGTCGGCGCCCCGGCGTGGCTGGCCGGCGAGCTGGGCATCGCGCGCCCCGCCGATAGCGACGACGAGTCGCGCGCCGGCAGTCGGGTGGCGGTGGCCCGCGACGGGGAGTGGCTCGGCGAGCTGATCTTGCAGGACTGCCCTGACCCCGGCGCGCTGGCGCCGCTGGCCGAGCTGCGGCGTGCCGGCATGACGCTGGCGCTGGTCAGCGGCGACCGCGCTGCCGAGGTGGCGGCGGTCGGCGAGGCGGCCGGATTCGTCGGACGTGAGTGCTTCGCCGGTCAGTCGCCGGAGGCCAAGGCGCGGTTGGTGGCGCGCCTGCCGCGGCCTTCGCTGTTCGTCGGCGACGGCGTCAATGACGTACTGGCCCTGGCCACGGCGGACGTCGGCATCGCGCCGCTGGGGGCCAGCCAGCCAGCCCGCGACGGGGCCGCGGTGCAGCTGCTCGAGCCCGGCGTGGCCGGGGTGGTGGACGCCTGGCAGATCGCACGGCGGGCGCGGCGCATCATGCGCCAGAACCTGGCGCTTTCGGCGGGCTACAACCTGGTGGCGCTGGGGCTGGTGGTATGGACGGCGATCCCGCCGCTGGTGGCGGTGCTGGCGATGGCGGCAAGCTCGCTGTCGGTCACCGCCAACGCCGCCCGGCTGGGGCTCAGCGACTGA
- a CDS encoding thiol:disulfide interchange protein DsbG, protein MSLHRYRLPAALLVAGLLPSAALANDWPAPIAALQAQGMTIHGEFEALGGMTGYAGSYQGHELAAYLLPDGEHVIVGTLQDADGNDLSRPMLDEVIRGEEDSESLAMLEQSAWIAEGDGERIVYVFTDPYCPYCQRLFHEARPWVEAGEVQLRHVMVGLMDRDSPRTAISMLAADDPSAALLAHLRGEETPRLESLPRDLEEALFDNHQLMESFGLMATPSMVYQGERGLQMAHGLPEEDELAAIFGAPRP, encoded by the coding sequence ATGTCCCTGCACCGTTACCGCCTGCCTGCCGCCCTGCTTGTCGCCGGCCTGCTGCCCAGCGCCGCGCTGGCCAACGACTGGCCGGCGCCCATCGCCGCTCTGCAAGCGCAGGGCATGACCATCCACGGCGAGTTCGAGGCGCTGGGCGGCATGACCGGCTACGCCGGCAGCTATCAGGGCCACGAGCTGGCCGCCTACCTGCTGCCCGACGGCGAGCATGTGATCGTCGGCACCCTGCAGGACGCCGACGGCAACGACCTGAGCCGGCCGATGCTCGACGAGGTGATTCGCGGCGAGGAGGACAGCGAAAGCCTGGCGATGCTCGAACAGAGCGCCTGGATCGCCGAGGGCGACGGAGAGCGCATCGTCTATGTTTTCACCGACCCCTACTGCCCCTACTGCCAGCGGCTGTTCCACGAGGCGCGCCCCTGGGTCGAGGCAGGCGAGGTGCAGCTGCGCCACGTGATGGTCGGGCTGATGGATCGCGACAGCCCGCGCACGGCCATTTCCATGCTGGCCGCTGACGACCCCAGCGCGGCGCTGCTCGCTCATCTCCGCGGCGAAGAGACTCCGCGCCTGGAGAGCCTGCCCCGCGACCTGGAGGAGGCGCTGTTCGACAATCACCAGCTGATGGAGAGCTTCGGCCTGATGGCCACCCCGAGCATGGTCTACCAGGGCGAACGCGGCCTGCAGATGGCCCACGGCCTGCCGGAAGAGGACGAGCTGGCGGCGATTTTCGGCGCGCCGCGTCCCTGA
- a CDS encoding sodium-independent anion transporter: MNPKRYLPILQWLPVYGRATLASDLLAALIVTIMLIPQSLAYAMLAGLPPEVGLYASIAPLLAYALFGTSRTLAVGPVAVVSLMTAAAVSQVAPQGAPEYLGAALVLALMSGVILTLMGVARLGFLANFLSHPVISGFITATGLMIAAGQLHHLLGVDGGGQHLLEVLIGLAGHLGAMHLPTLLIGAAVLMFLCAARRWLKPALVALGMAARPAEMLTKAAPIVAVALTSLVTWGWGLDQRGVAVVGAVPAGLPPLTLPGFDSGLWSQLWVAALLISIVGFVESVSVGQTLAAKRRQRIDPDQELVGLGSANIAASFTGGMPVTGGFARSVVNFDAGAETPAAGAFTALGIAMAALLLTPLIAYLPIATLAATIIVAVLTLVDVPAIKRTWDYSRSDATAMLATIVVTLGHGIESGILAGVGLSLVLHLYRTSRPHSAVVGRMPGTEHFRNVQRHQVETDERLAILRVDESLYFANARYLEDTVMALAVRQPELEHLVLACQAVNGIDASALESLEAINARLQDAGVSLHLAEVKGPVMDRLKHTAFCRELSGEVFLSTFDAWRALHGDAVSVSRQPAANETS, encoded by the coding sequence GTGAACCCCAAGCGCTACCTGCCGATCCTGCAGTGGCTGCCCGTTTATGGCCGCGCGACGCTGGCCAGTGACCTGCTGGCGGCGCTGATCGTCACCATCATGCTGATCCCGCAGTCGCTGGCTTACGCCATGCTGGCCGGGCTGCCACCGGAGGTGGGGCTCTATGCCAGCATCGCGCCGTTGCTGGCCTATGCGCTGTTTGGTACCAGCCGCACCCTGGCGGTGGGGCCGGTGGCGGTGGTCTCGCTGATGACCGCGGCGGCGGTGAGCCAGGTCGCTCCCCAGGGGGCGCCGGAGTATCTCGGTGCGGCGCTGGTGCTGGCGCTGATGTCGGGGGTGATCCTGACCCTGATGGGGGTGGCGCGGTTGGGCTTTTTGGCCAACTTCCTCAGCCATCCGGTGATCTCGGGCTTTATCACCGCCACCGGACTGATGATCGCCGCTGGACAGCTGCATCATCTGCTCGGGGTGGACGGCGGCGGCCAGCATCTGCTGGAGGTGCTGATCGGCCTGGCCGGTCACCTGGGGGCGATGCACCTGCCGACCCTACTGATCGGCGCCGCGGTGTTGATGTTTCTCTGCGCGGCGCGGCGCTGGCTCAAGCCGGCCCTGGTGGCGCTCGGGATGGCGGCGCGGCCGGCGGAGATGCTGACCAAGGCGGCACCGATTGTGGCCGTGGCGCTGACCTCCCTGGTCACCTGGGGATGGGGGCTCGACCAGCGCGGCGTGGCGGTGGTCGGCGCCGTGCCGGCGGGCCTGCCGCCGCTGACGCTGCCGGGCTTCGACAGCGGCCTGTGGAGCCAGCTATGGGTGGCCGCGCTGCTGATCAGCATCGTCGGCTTCGTCGAGTCGGTGTCGGTGGGCCAGACCCTGGCTGCCAAGCGCCGCCAGCGCATCGACCCCGACCAGGAGCTGGTGGGGCTGGGCAGCGCCAATATCGCGGCATCGTTCACGGGAGGCATGCCGGTCACCGGCGGCTTCGCACGCTCGGTGGTCAACTTCGACGCCGGCGCCGAGACCCCGGCAGCCGGCGCCTTCACCGCGCTGGGCATTGCCATGGCGGCGCTGCTGCTGACCCCGCTGATCGCCTATCTGCCCATCGCCACCCTGGCGGCCACCATTATCGTGGCGGTGCTGACACTGGTCGATGTGCCGGCCATCAAGCGCACCTGGGACTACTCGCGCAGCGATGCTACGGCGATGCTGGCAACCATCGTCGTGACCCTGGGCCACGGCATCGAGAGCGGCATCCTGGCCGGGGTGGGGCTGTCGCTGGTGCTGCATCTCTACCGTACCAGCCGACCCCACAGCGCCGTGGTCGGTCGCATGCCGGGCACCGAGCACTTTCGCAACGTGCAGCGCCATCAGGTAGAGACCGACGAGCGACTGGCCATCCTGCGCGTCGACGAGAGCCTCTACTTCGCCAACGCGCGCTATCTGGAGGACACCGTGATGGCCCTCGCCGTGCGGCAGCCCGAGCTCGAGCACCTGGTGCTGGCCTGCCAGGCGGTCAACGGGATCGATGCCTCGGCGCTGGAGAGTCTCGAAGCGATCAATGCCCGGCTGCAGGATGCCGGCGTGAGCCTGCACCTGGCCGAAGTCAAGGGGCCAGTGATGGATCGCCTCAAGCACACCGCCTTCTGCCGCGAGCTGAGCGGCGAGGTCTTTCTCAGCACCTTCGATGCCTGGCGGGCGCTGCACGGCGACGCGGTCTCGGTGTCGCGGCAGCCGGCGGCCAACGAGACGTCATAG